A section of the Candidatus Desulfofervidus auxilii genome encodes:
- a CDS encoding AbrB/MazE/SpoVT family DNA-binding domain-containing protein, giving the protein METLIVGERGQITIPQSLRKKYGIKPKQPVVIEDREGEIVIKPAIVIPLDKLRTLVKEYDEKFLKELIEASKVSAEEERKIIEKWLAQKR; this is encoded by the coding sequence ATGGAGACCTTAATTGTAGGAGAAAGGGGACAAATAACCATTCCTCAAAGTTTAAGAAAAAAATATGGTATAAAACCAAAACAGCCAGTAGTAATAGAAGATCGTGAAGGAGAAATTGTGATCAAGCCTGCTATAGTCATTCCTTTAGACAAACTTAGGACCTTGGTTAAGGAATATGATGAGAAGTTCCTAAAGGAGCTGATTGAAGCCAGCAAAGTCTCAGCCGAAGAAGAAAGAAAGATAATAGAGAAGTGGCTCGCCCAAAAAAGATAA
- a CDS encoding PIN domain-containing protein, producing MARPKKIKVFLDSNVWFSALYTDLKGSYPSLILRLAQEELLELYFSTLVELELRYNVQKKIPAKEKKIDILLKGAKRLADVKFDLKLLDKLSERDQIIISTAIYHKMDVFITGNIRDFSYLLGKKIGKTLILTSKDFCLNYKT from the coding sequence GTGGCTCGCCCAAAAAAGATAAAGGTCTTTTTAGATAGTAATGTGTGGTTTTCTGCTTTATATACTGATCTAAAGGGTTCTTATCCTTCTCTTATTTTAAGACTGGCTCAGGAAGAGCTACTTGAACTTTATTTTTCTACCTTAGTAGAGCTTGAGTTAAGGTATAATGTTCAGAAAAAGATCCCAGCTAAAGAGAAAAAAATAGATATTTTATTAAAAGGAGCAAAGAGATTAGCAGATGTCAAATTTGATTTAAAGCTCTTAGACAAGTTATCTGAGAGGGATCAAATAATAATTTCTACCGCTATTTATCACAAAATGGATGTTTTTATTACTGGAAATATAAGAGATTTTTCCTATTTATTGGGGAAAAAGATAGGAAAAACTTTAATTTTAACCTCCAAAGATTTTTGTTTGAATTACAAAACCTAA
- a CDS encoding division/cell wall cluster transcriptional repressor MraZ: MAGISRNEVVIVGMINKIEIWGKEKWDECIKEYRKFGKTRNRMIGCLN, encoded by the coding sequence TTGGCTGGAATTTCCAGGAATGAAGTAGTAATTGTTGGTATGATTAATAAAATAGAAATTTGGGGGAAAGAAAAGTGGGATGAATGTATAAAGGAATACAGAAAATTTGGCAAAACTCGGAATAGAATGATTGGTTGCTTAAATTGA
- a CDS encoding endonuclease/exonuclease/phosphatase family protein, which translates to MFLKVMTINLRYDNLSDGPHQWCFRKNIVAQIIKEINPDIFGTQEGWEDQIKELASLTGYSYYVFAPEWNRKRMFPCVWTKKEIKVLKSDTFWLSPTPHIPFSKAWNSAFPRTATYIIAQKQNVLFLFISTHLDNVSEKARLHQAAVLCQEIKKINKNYPTILVGDFNDSPKSSVYDLLTGKIDLNGIKGNFIDVWKWLKKPEESTFHAFSGQGSRGRIDWILVSKEINIKNAFLIKHTISGLYPSDHFPVIAELKLLDK; encoded by the coding sequence GTGTTTTTAAAAGTAATGACTATAAATCTTCGTTATGATAATCTCAGTGATGGTCCTCATCAATGGTGTTTTCGCAAAAATATTGTTGCTCAGATAATAAAAGAGATAAATCCTGATATTTTTGGCACTCAAGAGGGCTGGGAAGATCAAATAAAGGAATTGGCAAGCCTTACAGGTTACAGTTATTATGTGTTTGCACCAGAATGGAATCGAAAAAGAATGTTTCCATGTGTTTGGACAAAAAAAGAGATAAAAGTTCTAAAAAGTGATACCTTTTGGCTCTCACCTACCCCTCATATTCCATTTAGTAAAGCCTGGAATAGCGCTTTTCCCCGTACAGCTACTTATATTATAGCACAAAAACAAAATGTTCTTTTTCTTTTTATCAGTACACACCTTGATAATGTTTCTGAAAAAGCTAGATTACACCAAGCAGCTGTTCTTTGCCAAGAAATAAAAAAAATAAATAAAAATTATCCTACAATCCTTGTTGGTGATTTTAATGATTCTCCAAAAAGTTCAGTTTATGACCTTTTAACTGGAAAAATAGATTTAAATGGAATTAAAGGCAATTTTATTGATGTTTGGAAATGGCTTAAAAAACCTGAAGAATCAACATTTCATGCCTTCAGTGGGCAAGGAAGTCGAGGACGTATAGATTGGATTTTGGTTTCAAAGGAAATAAATATAAAAAATGCTTTTTTAATAAAACATACAATTTCAGGTCTTTATCCATCAGATCATTTTCCTGTCATAGCTGAGCTTAAATTACTTGACAAATGA
- the ilvD gene encoding dihydroxy-acid dehydratase — protein MDRSRQMVEGLTKAPHRSLFKAMGYTKAELERPLIGVVNAGNELIPGHIHLDRITEAVKAGIRMAGGTPMEFRVIGICDGIAMHHKGMKYSLMSREIIADSIEVMAMAHPFDGLVLVTNCDKIVPGMLMAALRLNIPSIIVSGGPMLAGEWQGKKVDLISVFEAVGAVKAGKISGEDLAELEELACPGFGSCAGMFTANSMNCLSEAIGLALPGNGTIPAINAARIRLAKEAGMKIISLVKKNIKPRDIATLEAFLNAIAVDMALGCSTNTVLHLMAIAYEAKVPLTLKTFDEMSRKVPQLCTLRPGGPHFLEDLHRAGGVPAVMKELSKANLINLEVMTVTGETLKSNLNLAKNKDENVIRTIERPCAPEGGLAILYGNLAPEGAVIKQSAVLPEMLVFSGKARVFNSEEEATDAILGKKINPNEVVVIRYEGPKGGPGMREMLTPTSAIVGMGLEKEVALITDGRFSGGTRGGAIGHVSPEAASGGPIALVEEGDIIEINIPERKLNLKVSEEKLNERKKQWHPPAPKIKEGYALRYACLVSSASEGAILKNE, from the coding sequence ATGGATCGCAGTAGGCAGATGGTAGAAGGTTTAACTAAGGCACCACATCGTTCTCTTTTCAAAGCTATGGGTTATACAAAGGCTGAATTAGAAAGACCATTAATTGGTGTAGTAAATGCAGGTAATGAATTAATTCCAGGTCATATTCATCTGGATAGAATTACCGAAGCAGTTAAGGCAGGGATAAGGATGGCTGGTGGTACACCCATGGAATTTAGGGTGATTGGAATCTGTGATGGCATTGCTATGCATCATAAAGGAATGAAATATTCTCTTATGAGCAGAGAAATAATTGCTGATTCTATTGAAGTGATGGCTATGGCTCATCCATTTGATGGTTTAGTTTTAGTAACAAATTGCGATAAAATTGTACCTGGAATGTTAATGGCAGCTTTACGTTTAAATATCCCAAGTATTATTGTCAGTGGTGGCCCTATGCTAGCAGGAGAATGGCAAGGGAAAAAGGTAGATTTAATTTCTGTATTTGAAGCTGTTGGGGCAGTTAAAGCAGGGAAGATAAGCGGAGAAGATTTAGCAGAATTAGAAGAATTGGCTTGTCCAGGCTTTGGTTCATGTGCAGGGATGTTTACTGCTAACTCTATGAATTGTTTAAGCGAAGCCATTGGTCTTGCTTTGCCAGGTAATGGAACAATTCCGGCTATTAATGCAGCGAGGATAAGACTAGCAAAGGAAGCAGGTATGAAAATCATTTCTTTAGTAAAGAAGAATATAAAACCAAGGGATATTGCTACCCTTGAAGCATTCCTAAATGCCATTGCTGTAGACATGGCTCTTGGGTGCTCAACAAATACAGTCTTACATTTAATGGCAATTGCTTATGAAGCAAAAGTTCCTCTTACTCTTAAAACATTTGATGAAATGAGCCGTAAAGTGCCACAACTATGTACTTTGCGTCCTGGTGGCCCTCATTTTCTTGAGGATTTACATCGGGCTGGTGGAGTGCCAGCAGTGATGAAAGAACTGAGTAAGGCAAATCTTATCAATCTTGAAGTAATGACTGTAACAGGGGAGACTTTAAAAAGCAATCTAAATCTTGCAAAAAATAAAGATGAAAATGTAATAAGGACTATAGAAAGACCCTGTGCTCCAGAAGGAGGATTAGCTATTTTATATGGAAATCTTGCCCCAGAAGGAGCTGTAATTAAACAATCGGCTGTTTTACCAGAAATGCTTGTTTTTTCAGGTAAAGCAAGGGTGTTTAATAGCGAAGAAGAAGCAACTGATGCTATTTTAGGCAAAAAAATAAATCCTAATGAAGTAGTAGTTATTAGATATGAAGGGCCAAAAGGAGGCCCTGGTATGAGAGAGATGTTAACACCTACATCTGCTATTGTTGGAATGGGACTTGAGAAAGAAGTAGCATTAATTACAGATGGTCGTTTTAGTGGTGGCACTAGGGGAGGGGCTATTGGTCATGTTTCACCAGAAGCAGCTAGTGGTGGCCCTATTGCTTTAGTAGAAGAAGGGGATATTATTGAAATAAATATTCCAGAAAGAAAATTAAATCTTAAAGTTTCTGAAGAAAAATTAAATGAAAGGAAAAAGCAATGGCATCCACCTGCTCCTAAAATTAAAGAGGGCTATGCCTTACGCTATGCTTGTTTAGTAAGTTCAGCCAGCGAGGGGGCAATATTGAAAAATGAATAG
- a CDS encoding polymer-forming cytoskeletal protein: MWRRNKIDSLIGEQTSIKGEIEVKNGVRIDGKFEGIIRAEWVVVGKKAEVKGEINANEIIIWGKVNGKIVAKNLVEIQSTGIFEGELFTNKLAIVEGGFFEGKSSKFREKPSLVSVEKVVEEVR, translated from the coding sequence ATGTGGAGAAGAAATAAAATAGATTCCTTAATAGGAGAGCAGACTTCAATAAAAGGAGAAATAGAAGTCAAGAATGGTGTGAGAATTGATGGGAAATTTGAAGGCATAATTAGAGCAGAATGGGTGGTGGTTGGCAAAAAAGCGGAAGTAAAAGGTGAAATAAATGCCAATGAGATTATCATATGGGGTAAGGTAAATGGCAAGATTGTAGCCAAAAATCTGGTAGAGATTCAAAGTACAGGTATTTTTGAAGGTGAGCTTTTTACTAACAAGTTAGCAATTGTTGAAGGTGGATTTTTTGAGGGAAAATCTTCAAAATTTCGGGAAAAACCTTCTCTTGTCTCTGTAGAAAAGGTGGTTGAAGAAGTAAGATAA
- a CDS encoding peptidoglycan DD-metalloendopeptidase family protein codes for MRKRWRNIFQEVTITIIPHRGNKLFEIKFSFLGLWLVMFLFIFTYLATFILALKISDYFELKQELKKTQAGLLAWQKKYNQDVGCLKETLAQLRETEYKLRELLKLGSKEEIIKQAEIESLMPYSGAVDIDAIKHEIEKRLESLSELKKYLKTQKSIYLATPLSWPTLGYISSRFGWRIHPITGKKDFHGGVDISAPAGTPVRSTANGVVVYAGRTKFNGNFVIIEHGYGYTTLYAHLKKYIVRVGQKVKRGDIIGYVGSTGLATGPHLHYEIWKNKRRVNPLPYIKKRYFSKKK; via the coding sequence ATGCGAAAACGATGGCGGAATATCTTTCAAGAAGTGACAATAACTATAATTCCCCATCGAGGAAATAAGCTTTTTGAGATAAAATTTTCCTTCTTAGGATTATGGTTAGTAATGTTTCTTTTTATATTTACATATTTAGCTACATTTATACTTGCACTTAAAATTTCTGATTATTTTGAATTAAAACAAGAATTAAAAAAAACACAGGCAGGACTTTTAGCATGGCAGAAAAAATATAATCAAGATGTTGGTTGTCTTAAAGAAACTTTAGCTCAATTAAGGGAAACAGAATACAAATTAAGAGAATTATTAAAATTAGGTTCTAAAGAAGAAATCATTAAACAAGCAGAAATAGAAAGTTTAATGCCTTATTCTGGGGCAGTAGATATTGATGCTATTAAGCATGAAATTGAAAAAAGACTTGAAAGTCTTTCAGAATTAAAAAAATATTTAAAAACACAAAAATCTATCTATCTTGCTACACCATTAAGTTGGCCTACCTTAGGTTATATATCTTCTCGTTTTGGCTGGCGTATTCATCCTATTACTGGAAAAAAGGATTTTCATGGAGGTGTAGATATAAGCGCCCCTGCTGGTACTCCAGTAAGAAGTACAGCAAATGGGGTTGTTGTTTATGCAGGAAGAACAAAATTCAATGGTAATTTTGTGATCATTGAACATGGATATGGATATACTACCCTTTATGCTCACCTTAAAAAATATATAGTGAGAGTAGGACAAAAAGTAAAAAGAGGAGATATTATTGGTTATGTAGGTTCAACAGGACTTGCCACTGGACCACATCTCCATTATGAAATTTGGAAAAATAAAAGACGTGTTAATCCTTTACCTTATATTAAGAAGAGATATTTTTCTAAAAAGAAATAA
- the amrS gene encoding AmmeMemoRadiSam system radical SAM enzyme: MKEAMFYKKLSENKVKCYLCAHHCLIPNEGKGICGVRKNQDGKLYTLVYNRIIAKHNDPIEKKPLYHFYPGSFSFSIATVGCNFHCLFCQNADISQMPRDDKKIIGLETTPEEIVADAIAQRAKSISYTYTEPTIYFELAYETAQIAVKKGLKNVFVSNGYMSEEALETIKPYLHAANIDLKSFRDKFYKEICGAKLQPVLDTITRLIKMGIWVEVTTLIIPTVNDSEEELREIARWLYQLNPDIPWHVSRFYPTYRFTHVPSTSVGTVRRAREIGLEEGLHYVYTGNAPGDEGENTYCHNCGKLIIERYGYTITTYNIIEGKCKYCGIKIPGVGM; the protein is encoded by the coding sequence ATGAAGGAAGCAATGTTTTATAAAAAATTGTCTGAAAATAAAGTAAAATGTTATCTTTGTGCCCATCATTGTTTAATTCCTAATGAAGGGAAAGGCATTTGTGGTGTTAGAAAAAATCAAGATGGTAAATTGTATACACTTGTTTATAATCGCATTATTGCCAAACATAATGATCCAATTGAGAAAAAACCTCTTTATCACTTTTATCCAGGAAGTTTTTCATTTTCTATTGCTACAGTGGGGTGTAATTTTCATTGTCTTTTTTGTCAGAATGCTGATATTTCTCAGATGCCAAGAGATGATAAAAAAATAATTGGTTTGGAAACAACACCAGAAGAAATTGTTGCTGATGCTATTGCTCAAAGAGCAAAATCTATTTCTTATACTTATACTGAACCAACAATATATTTTGAATTGGCTTATGAAACAGCACAGATTGCTGTAAAAAAAGGATTAAAAAATGTTTTTGTCAGCAATGGATATATGAGTGAGGAGGCTTTAGAAACTATAAAACCTTATTTACATGCTGCTAATATAGACCTTAAATCCTTTAGAGACAAATTTTATAAGGAAATTTGCGGTGCTAAATTACAACCTGTTTTAGACACTATTACTCGTTTAATTAAAATGGGTATTTGGGTAGAAGTGACTACATTAATTATTCCCACTGTAAATGATTCAGAAGAAGAATTGCGAGAGATAGCAAGATGGTTATATCAGCTTAATCCTGATATTCCATGGCATGTAAGTCGTTTTTATCCTACTTATCGCTTTACTCATGTACCATCTACAAGTGTTGGAACTGTGAGAAGAGCAAGAGAGATTGGATTGGAAGAAGGATTACATTATGTTTATACTGGCAATGCACCTGGAGATGAAGGGGAAAATACCTACTGTCATAATTGTGGTAAACTTATTATTGAGCGTTATGGTTATACTATCACTACTTATAATATTATTGAAGGTAAATGCAAATATTGTGGAATAAAAATACCTGGAGTAGGAATGTAA
- a CDS encoding phosphoenolpyruvate carboxylase: protein MFSKIPRVMSTQHPDNVTVPFFAQSSEMSGEDEVQEAYYAFSHLGCDEQMWDCEGKEVDIYVVRKLLARYEYFFKKYPLGKEVFITLRVPNPTVEKEEAKILFETLESIPRSYDTAKSFYKRDIPPIFEVILPMTTSSKCLNRIYYYYKEFVAGKQNLSLYPSDITISDWIGEFHPKTINVIPLFEDKKYMLEAHHILAEYLENKNLPYQRVFLARSDPALNYGMITATLLIKIALQRLRKLSEKLEKPIYPILGVGTAPFRGNFRPDNVRNLCFEFPDVQTFTVQSAFKYDYPVQEVINAIQKLKQTPRLHGWVVDEEKCLKIIDKVSTAYAKQVEALASLINQMAKYVPKRRKRKLHIGLFGYSRKLGKVVLPRAIEFCAACYSLGLPPEIFGFDVLNEDDINFLKEIYIDFECSMIDALRFFNEKVFDILPKEISKILKEAFTKASQLFSFKINLEHKQITSHIIEALDSGHKEMLSSLVVEAAHIRKFLG, encoded by the coding sequence ATGTTTTCTAAAATACCAAGAGTAATGTCTACTCAACATCCTGACAATGTAACTGTGCCATTTTTTGCTCAAAGCTCAGAGATGAGTGGAGAAGATGAGGTACAGGAAGCTTATTATGCCTTTTCACACTTAGGCTGTGATGAACAAATGTGGGATTGTGAAGGAAAAGAAGTAGATATTTATGTTGTAAGAAAACTTTTAGCTAGATATGAGTATTTTTTTAAAAAATACCCTTTAGGTAAAGAGGTATTTATTACTTTAAGAGTACCCAATCCTACAGTAGAGAAAGAAGAAGCTAAAATCCTTTTTGAAACTTTAGAAAGTATTCCAAGATCTTATGATACAGCTAAAAGTTTTTATAAAAGAGATATACCTCCAATCTTTGAAGTTATTTTACCTATGACTACTTCCTCAAAATGCCTTAATAGAATTTATTATTATTACAAAGAATTTGTAGCTGGAAAACAAAATTTATCATTATATCCTAGTGATATTACTATTTCAGACTGGATTGGAGAGTTCCATCCAAAGACTATCAATGTTATACCTTTATTTGAAGATAAAAAATATATGTTAGAAGCTCATCATATTCTTGCAGAATATTTAGAAAATAAAAATCTTCCTTATCAACGGGTTTTTTTAGCAAGATCAGACCCTGCTTTAAATTATGGTATGATAACCGCCACATTATTAATTAAGATTGCTTTACAACGATTGAGAAAACTTTCAGAAAAGTTAGAAAAACCCATTTATCCTATATTAGGTGTAGGCACAGCGCCTTTTAGAGGAAATTTTAGACCTGATAATGTAAGAAATCTTTGTTTTGAATTTCCAGATGTTCAAACTTTTACAGTACAGTCTGCTTTCAAATATGATTATCCTGTTCAAGAAGTAATTAATGCAATTCAAAAATTAAAACAAACACCTAGATTACATGGTTGGGTAGTGGATGAAGAAAAGTGTTTAAAAATAATAGATAAAGTTTCTACAGCATATGCTAAACAAGTAGAAGCTCTTGCATCTTTAATTAACCAGATGGCTAAATATGTGCCTAAAAGAAGAAAAAGGAAATTGCATATAGGATTATTTGGTTATTCTAGAAAACTTGGAAAAGTTGTGTTACCAAGAGCTATTGAATTTTGTGCAGCTTGTTATTCTCTTGGTTTACCACCAGAAATTTTTGGATTTGATGTTTTAAATGAAGATGATATCAATTTTTTAAAAGAAATTTATATTGATTTTGAATGTAGTATGATTGATGCTCTTAGATTTTTTAATGAAAAAGTATTTGACATTCTACCAAAAGAAATTTCAAAAATTTTAAAAGAAGCTTTTACAAAAGCCTCTCAGTTATTTTCCTTTAAAATAAATTTGGAACATAAACAAATTACTTCTCATATTATTGAAGCTTTAGATTCTGGACACAAAGAAATGCTTTCTTCTCTTGTTGTAGAAGCAGCTCATATTAGAAAATTTTTAGGATAA
- a CDS encoding single-stranded DNA-binding protein: MAGVNKVILIGHLGADPELRYTPSGKPVANFRVATTERWVNKQGEKKEITEWHRVVAWGKLGEFCGQYLAKGKQVYIEGRLRSRSWEDKDGRKQRTIEIVAQKLQLLGKPETTPTPVEEEVLSPEEVPIDEDIPF; the protein is encoded by the coding sequence ATGGCTGGTGTTAATAAGGTTATCCTCATTGGACATCTTGGGGCAGATCCAGAATTGCGTTATACACCAAGTGGAAAACCAGTAGCAAATTTTAGAGTAGCTACAACTGAAAGATGGGTGAATAAACAGGGAGAAAAAAAAGAGATAACAGAATGGCATAGAGTAGTTGCCTGGGGAAAACTAGGTGAATTTTGTGGACAATATTTGGCTAAAGGAAAACAAGTATACATTGAAGGAAGGTTGCGCAGTCGTTCATGGGAAGATAAGGATGGTAGGAAGCAACGTACAATTGAGATTGTAGCACAAAAACTTCAACTTTTGGGAAAACCAGAAACAACACCTACTCCAGTAGAAGAAGAGGTTTTATCTCCAGAAGAAGTACCTATAGACGAGGATATACCATTTTAG
- a CDS encoding methyltransferase domain-containing protein, whose protein sequence is MISNKTRKQEGAVVYFEKIAPYYDSWYATSIGNYVDMTEKKEFFSLFQTKKGLILDLGCGTGNYTGILNAIGLDKSFNMLKIAYKKFPNIPFVCGDALFLPFKDESFDSVISITLFEFLFSPKKALIEIYRVLKPKGEIIIGTLNTFSLWFFFKRLKTIFKKTAYRYARFYTINQLKSLLLQNGFKHISTRGVIYGPPFMPSYLIPIAFNIDRKLAKSFFRHLAAFILVRGEKL, encoded by the coding sequence ATGATATCAAATAAAACAAGAAAGCAAGAGGGGGCAGTAGTCTATTTTGAAAAAATTGCTCCTTATTATGATAGTTGGTATGCTACATCTATTGGAAATTATGTTGATATGACTGAAAAAAAGGAATTTTTTTCTCTTTTTCAGACAAAAAAAGGATTAATACTTGATTTAGGCTGTGGTACTGGCAATTATACAGGAATCTTAAATGCAATCGGATTAGATAAATCTTTTAATATGTTAAAAATAGCCTATAAAAAATTTCCAAATATTCCATTTGTCTGTGGTGATGCTCTTTTTTTGCCTTTTAAAGATGAAAGCTTTGATAGTGTAATAAGCATTACTTTATTTGAGTTTTTATTTTCGCCGAAAAAGGCTTTAATTGAAATATATCGTGTTTTGAAACCTAAAGGAGAGATAATTATAGGTACACTTAATACTTTTAGTCTTTGGTTCTTTTTTAAACGTTTAAAAACAATTTTTAAAAAAACAGCTTATCGTTATGCTCGATTTTATACGATAAATCAGCTAAAAAGTTTACTCTTACAAAATGGTTTTAAACATATTTCCACTAGAGGTGTAATTTATGGTCCACCATTTATGCCTTCTTATTTAATTCCTATTGCTTTTAATATAGATAGAAAGTTAGCCAAATCATTTTTTCGCCACTTAGCGGCTTTTATTTTAGTTAGAGGGGAAAAATTATGA
- a CDS encoding SDR family oxidoreductase codes for MRIFIAGATGDIGKAISETLASEHDLLLSYRDEEKKKELNSILIGNRFSFVCIKNLLKEAEKIKNTIFSFKPNIFINAIGDGFYAKVEEVTIDMMDASYEANFKIPFFLTQMVYCFFLSQKKGHIIMINSLSGLEGFPYGAAYCSMKFALRGLAEVIYKEGKRYGIQVTTIYPGIVKTKLIKKMPFCPKEKCLLSPKTIAELIKYILNLEPTAEIKEIILKNKELIWR; via the coding sequence ATGAGGATATTTATTGCAGGGGCAACTGGGGATATAGGTAAGGCTATTAGTGAAACTTTAGCATCAGAACATGATTTGCTTTTAAGTTATAGAGATGAAGAGAAAAAAAAGGAATTAAATTCTATTTTAATTGGAAATAGATTTTCATTTGTCTGTATTAAAAATCTTTTAAAAGAAGCAGAGAAAATTAAAAATACAATTTTTTCTTTTAAACCTAATATTTTTATTAATGCTATTGGTGATGGCTTTTATGCTAAAGTAGAAGAGGTAACCATTGATATGATGGATGCTTCTTATGAAGCCAATTTTAAAATCCCTTTTTTTCTTACACAAATGGTTTATTGTTTTTTTCTTTCCCAAAAAAAAGGACATATAATAATGATTAATTCTCTTTCTGGTCTAGAGGGATTTCCTTATGGTGCAGCTTATTGTAGTATGAAATTTGCCTTAAGGGGTTTGGCTGAAGTAATTTATAAAGAAGGTAAGCGCTATGGAATTCAAGTAACTACTATTTATCCTGGTATTGTTAAGACAAAGTTAATTAAAAAAATGCCTTTTTGTCCAAAAGAAAAATGTCTTCTATCACCTAAAACTATTGCTGAATTAATAAAATATATTTTAAATTTAGAACCTACAGCAGAAATAAAAGAAATTATTTTAAAAAATAAAGAATTAATTTGGCGTTAA
- a CDS encoding GtrA family protein: MQLFLIEEFLKYFLIGSIAFGVDFTVLYISTEWIGLHYLISAAFGFSIGLVVNYLFSVNWVFKYRRMKNITIEFSIFSLVGFVGLIWNEFFMWFFTYIFSGRYLLAKIPTTVLVFIWNFSARKFLLFRRKTA, encoded by the coding sequence ATGCAACTGTTTTTAATAGAAGAATTTTTAAAATACTTTCTTATAGGAAGTATTGCTTTTGGTGTGGATTTTACTGTGCTTTATATTTCCACTGAATGGATAGGTTTACATTATTTAATCTCTGCTGCTTTTGGATTTAGCATTGGTTTAGTAGTAAATTATTTATTTTCTGTCAATTGGGTATTTAAATATCGCCGTATGAAAAATATCACTATAGAATTTTCTATTTTTAGTCTAGTAGGATTTGTAGGATTAATTTGGAATGAATTTTTTATGTGGTTTTTTACTTATATTTTTTCTGGAAGATATCTTTTAGCTAAAATACCTACTACCGTTCTTGTTTTTATATGGAACTTTAGTGCAAGGAAATTTTTACTTTTTCGAAGAAAAACCGCATGA